In Methylomonas sp. UP202, the DNA window TCAATTCTTTAAAATCCATCAAAGCCAAAGGCAGTGTTAGTTTGGAATGCAGGCTGGTTTCAACTCGAAATCGGTGACAGCTTTTGTTGGAATGCGCAAATGTTTGTCTAATTCCAAATTCAAACGATCAATTGCCCTTGAGTTGCTGCCAAACTGATCGTCACCAGGGTCCCGGAATTGAATGCCAAGTAATCAGTTTCGATACCATCCGAGAAAATCACACCATTCTCAGGCATCTGTGATTCCAGCTTGAGCGGCATGTCGGCTGTAATGGTACCGAACACCATGCTGGTACCGGTAGAGCGACTTGGGAAGGGTTCGCGAACGGTAAATTGAAGACGTTGTTCATGCCAGGCAAAACCATCTTTCAACGGATGGGACTCGCTGCCGGAAACGCCTAGAGCTCCGGCCAAGATCGACTGAAACCAACCCGTCGAACCAAACCCCGTCGAGATAATGATGCCCGACGATGACTGAGTTTCTTGGCGGCCATCCCAAGATAATAGATATCGGGCCGATGTATGGGTTTTCGGACCTACGAATAGGTCATTGACTGCCAGCATGCGTTGACCGTCATTGGTCTTTGCCTCGGCAAAGGTAATGGTTTTGCAAGCCGATTTGCCGGCAGTGGTCCGCATCACCACAGACTGTAAATCCCCTATTTCAAAAGGCAGCAGCTTGCCATCCCAGCGATCAGGATCGGGATTGATCGCAATAACCGGCTGGCCTTCGAGATATTTCAGGGTATTGGCTACCAGTCCATCCTGGCCGATGGTAACCACGATATCAGTTGGTCCAAACTGGTAATTGGGCAGCAAACGCCGTTCCAGTAGTTGAAACCGGCCCAATGCTTTCAGCGTCCGTTCGGCCTCTTGCAGACACCTCTGATAGAGATCATGCTCATTCAGGTAATCCTGGGCATCGACTTGGTTGTGCTCCAAGTAAAACCGAGCTTGCGGCCAAGTATTGAAACGTTCGATCAACTCCTGCAGTCGCGTCTTACGCATCACCAGAACAAAGCGGAATTGATAGTATTCGCTCATGGCCGTACTGATTTTTTCATCATTTGTCCAAACAGATCCGGCGTGATGGTCAGTTCGCCGATGTTACCGGCGTTTTGCGCCAACGACTCAAAGGCCATGGCCATTAGCTGCTCAGGTTCCATTTTGGCAAGCGCCATCGCCCGGAGGTTTTCCACCGGTAATTCTCTGAATGCCTTCATGCGCTCGGCAATGGCATAGGCTTCCGCATCTGCTTGTTGGCGACTGTTTTCGCTGTTCAGCGCGACCAATTCTTTGCGTTGTGTTTCGGCGGCGATCTCGGCCTGCAAGCGCTCGCGCTCGGTTTCGACTTTACCGCGTTGAATGGTCCTCTCGTTGAGGATTCTCGACTCCGCAATTTCCTGTTCTTTTTGTTGCACCGATAACTCAGTTTGCAGTTCCGCCTCTTTGATCGTGCGTTCTTGTTCAACTGCGGATTTACGACGATCGTAAATCGCGTCATCCGCCTCCTTCAAAATCGCTTCCCTGGCCTCTGCCTCCAGGGCGCGAGCCGTCTCTGGCGTCGGCTGTACTGCGCTGATCGAAACATCCAGCAGAACGATGCCCAATGCCGTCAAGGGGGAATCTTCCGCAAGCTGCTCCCGGAGTATGACCACCAACGTCTGCCCCAGCTTCAAGGCATCTCTTAACCCGGTGACTTGTACCTTGTTCTGCACGATCGATTGAACGATGCGGATCACCCGATCTGACAGTTTCAATGGATCTTCCGAAACATAAGTTAGACCGTCGTTTTTCAGACTGTAATTCAGCATCTCGGCCATGCTTTCCGGCTCGGCCACCCGATACGTCACCTGGCCTTGCACAGTCACCGACTGAAAGTCTGCCGTCAACAGCTTGAAAATGAATGGAGCTTCTTGAGCACTAACCGGTACCGCAGCGATCGATGCCGTGGCGGCATTATAGAAAAAGCTCAAGCCTTTACCTTTTTTTCGGACCTTGCCATTGACAGTTTTGATGACAAACGTTGATGAATCCGCTTTGAAGTATTGTATGCCTAACATGGTATTTCCCCTATTGGTGTCAAAAGGTCACTTATGTTATATAGTGACTAATAGCCTCTAACTTGTCAAGCAGATAAGTGACAAAAAGACACCTAGTCTGTAATAATGTTTAGAACCTCAAAATTTGCCATCACCTGGCCAGAGAAACATATCGATACCATGGATGAAAAACAGTTTTTAGCCGACTACGATAAACACCAATATGAAAACCCGCTGCTGACCTCCGATGCGGTACTGTTTACCTATCACGAAGAACGCCTGAAAGTGTTATTGGTTAAACGTTCGAATCACCCAGATCAGGGCAAATGGGGCTTGCCGGGCGGTTTTGTCGACCTGGAACGAGACAAGATCTTGGAAGATACAGTGGTGCGCAAACTCAAGGAAAAAACCGGTATCGATCCACCCTATCTGGAACAGTTGCAAAGCATAGGCAATGCCGACCGTGACAAGCGTGGCTGGTCGGTCACGGTAGTCTATACCGCATTGATGGCGTATCAGGACTGCGAAACCCACATCGAGACTGTGACCGATGCGCAATGGCTTCCCTTGGATGTCGTCAACAGTATGGAGTTAGCCTTTGATCACCAGACCATCATTGGACTGGCACGAGAACGCATGCGGCAAAAGGCACTGTATTCGATCGTGCCGGCATACGCATTGCCGGAAACATTCACGTTACCGGAACTCCAACACCTTCATGAAATTTTGATAGGAAAACCGTTACAGAAAAAGTCCTTTCGCCGCCGCATCGAACAGGCGGAACTATTGGTTGATACCGGCGAAAAGCGCTCGGAGGGCGGCCGACCGGCCGTTCTGTATCGGATGAAGCAGGGCTCAGGCGCTTATACCTTCGTGCGCAATTTGGAGGATTGATATTTCGTATATTCCTTTGGAACGCTGATCGAGACTTGTTAGCTCACTGATA includes these proteins:
- a CDS encoding sugar kinase, translating into MSEYYQFRFVLVMRKTRLQELIERFNTWPQARFYLEHNQVDAQDYLNEHDLYQRCLQEAERTLKALGRFQLLERRLLPNYQFGPTDIVVTIGQDGLVANTLKYLEGQPVIAINPDPDRWDGKLLPFEIGDLQSVVMRTTAGKSACKTITFAEAKTNDGQRMLAVNDLFVGPKTHTSARYLLSWDGRQETQSSSGIIISTGFGSTGWFQSILAGALGVSGSESHPLKDGFAWHEQRLQFTVREPFPSRSTGTSMVFGTITADMPLKLESQMPENGVIFSDGIETDYLAFNSGTLVTISLAATQGQLIV
- a CDS encoding SPFH domain-containing protein, which translates into the protein MLGIQYFKADSSTFVIKTVNGKVRKKGKGLSFFYNAATASIAAVPVSAQEAPFIFKLLTADFQSVTVQGQVTYRVAEPESMAEMLNYSLKNDGLTYVSEDPLKLSDRVIRIVQSIVQNKVQVTGLRDALKLGQTLVVILREQLAEDSPLTALGIVLLDVSISAVQPTPETARALEAEAREAILKEADDAIYDRRKSAVEQERTIKEAELQTELSVQQKEQEIAESRILNERTIQRGKVETERERLQAEIAAETQRKELVALNSENSRQQADAEAYAIAERMKAFRELPVENLRAMALAKMEPEQLMAMAFESLAQNAGNIGELTITPDLFGQMMKKSVRP
- a CDS encoding NUDIX domain-containing protein; the encoded protein is MDEKQFLADYDKHQYENPLLTSDAVLFTYHEERLKVLLVKRSNHPDQGKWGLPGGFVDLERDKILEDTVVRKLKEKTGIDPPYLEQLQSIGNADRDKRGWSVTVVYTALMAYQDCETHIETVTDAQWLPLDVVNSMELAFDHQTIIGLARERMRQKALYSIVPAYALPETFTLPELQHLHEILIGKPLQKKSFRRRIEQAELLVDTGEKRSEGGRPAVLYRMKQGSGAYTFVRNLED